The nucleotide sequence TTTTTATCTGTATTGGCATATCAAGAACATATGTGTATCTTTTCTGTAGCTGTTGCTTATAATAGGTTGACAACCTTTCCTCTGCCTGATAACCATCAATTTGTCCTGCATTAAAATCATTAACTATATCCTGCCAATAAGTTCCATCTGCAATTTTATTGAGCAGTTCAACCGACTTTTGACTGGAATCGACCTGTATCGGCGAATATTCAATCAAATCATCAAGGTCTGTTAATGCGGCATCCTTCGTATAATCTACCTTTAAAACCCTACAAGCCTCTCTAAAAAATCCAAAAGAATTAAAATTTATCAGCATCTCAAATGATGCGAAAGCAAACATTGAAAATCTGTCAAACAATTCAGAATCTAATGCCTGAATCCCATATGGATCAATATACAGAAACACATTGTAATTTCTTTTATTCTCAAGAACCTTAATTATTTTTTCTTCATATTTTCCAGATACAATAATAGGCTTCCACCTAAAGTCCCCATAGTCTCTCAAATTCTTTTCAAGTTCAGGCGCATAATTTAAATCAATAAAGCACATATCGATACTTGCATTTTCTGATTTTGTACTTGCCATGCACTCTTTCCGAACATTCAAAGCTATAATTGGCGATCCCGGTTTCCCATCGTCAAATCTTCCTTTACCCGAAAAACAATCTACATAAAAAACAGGATGCCTTGTCGTCAAGATTTTTTGAAAGTACGGTTTCAGATAGGCACCAAGCAAAGTGTCTTTTATTTCCGACCAATCTTTTTTCTTTTCAAAAAAGTTTCTATTATCTTTTGGCATTAGAATCCCCTTGCTATTTTTCTTATCATTATTTAAATTTTCCAGTTCACTACACAGTGTGTAGCGAATTATTCCAATTTGTTTTCATTATACATCAATTTATTACGTTCCAACTCATTTCTTAGTTCTTCTACCGTAGGCAACACAGTCATATACTTAGATGCAAATATCTGTTCACTCTCATTCAAAACGGAATACTTTACCATCGTTTCATCTTTATCTGTGCAAAAGATAATACCAATAGTCGGATTATCATCTGACTGTCTTTTTAGATCATCAAACATTCTGATATACATATCCATCTGTCCAATATCCTGATGAGTCAGCTTATGAGTTTTCAAATCTATCAATACAAAGCATTTTAATATATAATTGTAAAACACTAAGTCAATATAAAAATCAGATGTTTCGGTGCAAATACGCATCTGTCTGTCCACAAAGCAAAACCCCCTCCCCAACTCTAAAAGAAATTTTTGCAAATTACTGATAATTGCGTTTTCAACATCCTTTTCAGCAATTTCCTTATTATCTCTAATCCCCATAAATTCTAAAACATATGGATCTTTCACGAAACTAGAAGTTTGTCCAACTTTATCAGGAAATTGTGTTGAAAGAATGCGTTTGTAATAGCCGGATTTTATATTGCGCTCCAATTCCTTAACAGACCAGTATTCATTTGCAACCTCTTTCAAATAAAAATTCCGTTCTTCCTCGTCATCCAACCGCATAATAGTTCTAAGATGTGACCAATGAATTTTTCCAATCAATGAATATCCATAAGATTCTTTTGGAAATGTCAAATATAATTGTCTGCAATTCCTAATATTGGCAACCGAAAATCCTGTGCCATATTCATCGGACAATTCTTGCGAAAGACGTTTTATAAGATACGAACCATACTTTGCTTTTCTATTGCCCTTTTGTTCCTGTTCAATAATTCTTTTGCCGACATTCCAATATGCATATGTCATAATATTATTAGCAGCTTCATATATTTTACTTTTTGCCTCATCCAGTATAGCATGAACTTCCTGATAAAATTTCAGTTCATCTTCTGTATCCATCAGTTCTGTATTCGCCATTTTTCACTCTCCTCAATTCGCTACACGCATGTAGCGAATTCAATTTGATAAATATTAATCAACGCTTTCAATAAACTCTTTAATACAAGAAATCTTTCCATGTTTTAATAATACAGATGCCAAAATTCCATATAAGTCACTATTCAAATCTTTTAAAATCGCATCATATTCAGAAAATGACTTGTCCTGACATATCCTTGCAGGATTTGCCATGTTCGATGCTATGTTATGCATTTCATTGATTTCAGGATAGTCCTCATTGATTCTTTTGTCTAACTGTTTCGCTGCATTGACAAACTCCACAGTCGGCTTTGCCGTATGAATCATAGCCTCTATTTCAGCTACATCCTTCGAAGCTTTTATATCATCATATTTGCTTTTTATATCAACTAATTTTACTGCCAATTCTACTTGTTCCTTATAAAAATGTATCATTCCCCTTTTTCCACCTCATAACTTTTTTAGTGTTCTAATTCTCGCAAAATATCTGCAAATTTCTCAAACATAAATAGCGCATCTAAAAATTTCTGTTTTAGATATATACCTTTTCCAATTCGCTACACGCATGTAGCGAATTTAATACTTTTAAATTTTCAGTTTTAAAAGTATCTGATAACATTATTTCACCCCAACTAAATCCAAATACTTCTCAAAATACGCAAGCAACCTATCAATAACTCTTTTCTTCGTTTCACTGCGGTTCCCTGCACTACCACTACCAAATCTTGATACTGCAGGCATTATCGCATCAACGTCTGTACCTGTAGTTTTTAATACCCCATCACGGAAAGAATTTTCTATAAAAATATGTGTTTCCTTATCCTTTAGCTTTTCATCTTTTATAATTACAACAAGATCATTTTCCCGCTGCTCATCAACATATTTCAACCACTCCCCGTCAACTTCGGTATCGGCATTAACCCTCAAAAGAAATTCTCTGATAAGCGCTATTTTGCTCCGCAGGTTCAGGCTTGAATTGACTGCCTTTTCAATCGTAACTACAATCTCTTTATCCTTATTCCCGTCTTTCTGATACTTCTTCACAAGCATTAAAATATAATCAATATTGACCTCGATCTGCTTTATAAGTTCGATTTCAAATACAATATCATCATTGATATTTTCTTTTTCCCCCTTTTTCGGCTTGAACTCTTCATAAAGATCTATATACTCACTCTGATAATCTTGAAAATCCCGTGGTGAAAGTATCTCTTGCCCAACAAAATCATCAAAGGCGGACAGGATATTCCTTATTTTCAAAATTGCACCATACAAAGATATAAATTTCTTCTTGTCCTGCTCTCCCAGTTCCGAAAAACGCCCAAGGGGAAACAGCGTCTGCAGCTTGTCAATCAGTTCTGTATATCCCTCATAGTGTTTTCCGTTTTCATCATATCCATTGTAATAACTTGCATAGTTTTTCAGCAGGACAATACCGCCTGCCTCTTTATTCCCAAAAAGTGCAATCGCATCATTTGTTTCCTGCTCCAAGTTACGGAAACAAACTATATTTCCAAATGTCTTTACAGAATTGAGAATCCGGTTGGTACGGGAGAACGCCTGCAGAAGTCCATGGTACTTCAAATTCTTATCCACCCAGAGAGTATTCAGCGTTGTCGCATCAAATCCGGTAAGGAACATATTCACAACAATTAAAATATCAATCTCCCGATTTTTCATTCTAAGCGATACATCTTTATAATAGTTTTGGAACTTGTCGCTTGAGGTATCGTAAGTAGTGGAAAACAACCTATTATAATCGTCAATAGCACTTTCCAAGAAATCCCGTGAACTTTGATCCAGTCCGTCTGTATTCTCGGAATTTTCATCAACCACAAAATCATCATTCTCCGCCTCATTGACGCCATAACTGAATATCGTGGCAATCCTAAGCCTTTTCGCCTCTGGCAAGTTCTCCATTTGGTGCTTAAATTCTGTATAATAGAGCTTTGCAGCCTCTATGGAGCTTACTGCAAATATGGAGTTAAAACCTTTTATACGAATTTTATTCTTCTTTTCCTTTATCTCGTTTCTATTCTTTGCCGTAGCTACTTCTTCCACATTTTCCAAAATGGAAAATGTGAAACTGTCTCCCCGGTTTCGCTTTGTCTTTTGATCAAAATGTCCTAATATGTAGGATACAATTTCACTAATACGCGCCTGATTTAAGAGTGCCTTTTCTGTATCTATTGCCGATACCTGCTTGTCCTTTGCTTTATCACTGTCCTTAATAGTTTTAATATAATCAATACGAAATGGAAGTACATTTCCGTCATTAATCGCATCAACAATTGTATAAGTATGCAGTTTCTCTCCGAAAGCCTGCGGTGTGGTACGCAAATCAGCGTGTTTACCGCTTCCTGCATTGACCGAAAATATCGGTGTCCCCGTAAACCCAAAGATATGATACCGTTTAAAGTTCTTGACAATTGCTGTGTGCATATCCCCAAACTGCGACCTGTGGCACTCATCAAATATCAGGACAATATGCTTGTCAAATACTTCGTGCCCTCTGTTTTTGCGGATAAATCCATCTAATTTCTGAATGGTAGTTATAATTATTTTGTACTCATGATAATTACCGTTTTTGTCCTTATTTTCCAACTGTCTCTGCAAAATTACAGTAGAGGTGTTGCTGTTCGCGGCTCCCTTCTGAAAACGGTCATATTCTTTCATTGTCTGATAATCAAGGTCTTTCCTGTCAACTACAAACAGCACCTTGTCAACAAAATCAAGCTGGCTTGCGAGCTGTGCTGTCTTAAAGGAAGTCAGTGTCTTTCCGCTTCCGGTTGTATGCCAGATATACCCTCCTGCATCAAGCTTTCCCAATTTCTTATAATTTGTGGCTATCTCTATGCGGTTTAATATCTTCTCCGTAGCTGCTATCTGATACGGCCGCATAACAAGAAGCAGTTCTTCTGAGGTAAATACACAATACTTCGTCAAAATATTCAGAAGAGTATGCTTGGATAAAAAAGTTTTTGTAAAATCTACAAGATCAGATATCACTTTGTTATTTGCGTCTGCCCAAAAGGAAGTAAATTCAAAACTGTTGCTTGTCTTTTTCCCTCTACTGGAACTTTTCTCCTGTTCCTTTAAATGCGAAAATCTTGTAGTATTGGAATAATATTTCGTATTCGTGCCATTCGAGATAATAAAAATCTGCACATACTCATACAGTCCGCACCCACTCCAAAAACTGTCACGCTGATAACGATTAATCTGATTGAACGCCTCTCTGATTGCCACTCCACGTCTTTTCAATTCTATATGGACAAGCGGTAATCCATCCACAAGAATCGTCACATCATAGCGGTTATCGTAATTAGCCGGATTTTCCGTATCTTCTGCGGCATTTCCTACTTTTCCCAGCACTTCGTACTGGTTAATCACTTGCAAACGGTTATTATGTATGTTTCCCTTATCGATCAGCCTGATATTCTTCGTGCTTCCGTCATCACGCTTTAAAACTTTTGTATAATCCTCTTGAATCGTGCGTGTCTTTTCTACGATACCCTCGTTTGCATTCGCAATATGTTCCCGAAAAAATCTCTCCCATTCACTATCCGTGAAACCATAACCATTTAACTGTTCTAACTTATACTTAAGATTTTCTATCAACTCTGACTCGGAATAGATTTGCAGATATTCATAACTCTGCTCTGTCAACATACGGATAAACTCTTTTTCAAGCTCCGCCTCACTCTGATAACTGTCGGAACGTCTGCTCTCTGGCGTATACTCTGCCACCACTGTACTTTCATTCATGGATGCAACCATATTGAATGTGCTCATTACACTACCTTCTTTTCTAAATATTCATAGAATCTTTTTGTATTAAACCATTCTCCAATAAATGACTCATAAAAATTCCAATGAATCAATCTCAATTTTTTAGATACAAACAAAATCATAATTGAATTTTCCGTTTCATCTTTATCTATAGCAAAATTCTTTGCCGCCCAATATTCAACTAGAATATATAACGCGCATAATGCATTTATCACATTTTTCTGATTTGCACATTTATAATTTTCTTTACCATTTTTTATTTCATCCCTATGGTGTTTAATCGCATTATATGTAGTCCACCAACTCGGCACTTCACCATCCTTAATAGATTGCCATGGTTGCATTTCGTTATATTTATAATTCAACAACTCTACTTTTTCCTGTGCGATTGTCGGATATTCTCTATTCAAAATAGAGATATAATCATTGATTCCGCATTTATTCAATTTCAGTTTATCATCCAGCAATTTACAATATCTTTTACAAATAGTATCAATTTCGCCACATATAGATAAATAAAGTTGCAAATATCTTACCGAAAAGGCATCATCATTGCACTCATCAATTTCGCAATATGGACTATATGAAAAGAAATCACTTCCCAATTGCTCATAATAATTCCAATATGTATTCCGAAAAATCAATTTCTCCATTGTTACCCCCTATCTAAAAACAACTTATATCTTTTCTATAAAATTTAACAGTTTATCTCTATAATACTCGTATTGCTTTTGCCTTGCTTCTATCTCTGCTGGAAGTCCTTCTGAAATGTCGTTACAAAGCGTATCAAAGCGATCTAAAATTGCAACGATACGTTCTTGCTCAGATAAAGATATAATGGGTATTTTCGTTTCCAGCAATGCATCACCACTAATATGCGGTACACCTGCGCCACGTTTCATATCGTTAAATTGTTTCTCCATATTTTTCAAAATATAATATAAATATTTTGGAATTAGAGTATTTTCATCTGCATCATACCCAAATCCGTCCGTAATGAAAACAGGCTGATTCCAGTATGAAACAAATCCAGCAGAAGCACCACTTCGAGCCACAACGACCACTTCCCCTTTATGATTAGACTTATCAATATAATAAGCTGGTCCCTGTCCACCTAAAATAACAGGAACATCCCCACTAGATGTATCCTTTTTCGTTATATATTCACCACGAAATACTTTTACAACACTTCCAAGTTCTAAGTAAATAACACCAAATACATACTGAATCAATCTAATTATATTCTGTCTGTCTGTCTGTCTGTCTGTCTGTCTGTCTGTCTGTCTGTCTGTCTGTCTGTCTGTCTGTCTGTCTGTCTGTCTGTCTGTCTGTCTGTCTGTCTGTCTGTCTGTCTGTCTGTCTGTCTGTCTGTCTGTCAAGAATCATCTCGCCGCATTCAGCAAATGTCAACAGTACATCTCGATAATATTCATACTGTTTTTTCCTTGCCTCTATCTCTGCCGGAAGTCCTATATTCAAATCGTTACAGATTTTTTCAAAGTAATCCAATACATCCGCATACCTTCTTTGTACTTCTATAGACGGTAATGGTATCTCTATGTCTTCAATTGCAGGCACACTTGAATGAACAACCTTACTTTTAATCTTCCCCCTACTTTTTTGCTGTCTTGATTCATATGTAGATAAAACATGCGCAAGATAACGGGGCTCTTGATTATGCTTTAGGACAACAATATCTCCTCCCGCAAGGCATTTTTCGTTTCCTATATATGCCACGGACTTTGCAATATCCTCAACGCTTTCTCCCGTTATCGCAAATAAAATATCTCCATGTTCAAAATATTTTGGATTTGAGACGTACTCTAGTTTTGTATGTGATACACAGGCATCAAACCAAGTATTATATGTAGTATAAATTTCTCCATACCGAACACAAGGTATACCCGTTTCCGTCACTTCTTCTCTTTTAATACCTGCTCCCCGGTATATATCAACAGCAATATCTTTCAGCTTTACCTTTTTAACTGTATTATCAAACGAAAGCAATGTATCCCTGTAATAATTATACTGCTTTTTTCGAGCTGTAAGCTCTTTTCCTAACTCCGCATTAAGTTCACTTGAAATCGCTGCAAAAGAATCTAAAATGCGAATTATTTCGTATTGTATTTCCAAGGGAGGTACAGGTATACGATATTTCTCCAACATCGGCTTTCTTACAGAAGTTACTGATGAATTAACAGCATTCATTTCCATGTATGATAAAAAAGACGCTTTCATATAATGTAGCAAATATTTGGGTTCTAATTTATCTGATGTTACATGAATTCGATATGCTCGTTGATGTAATGCATATTTCCCTTCTATATAATGAAAGACCTTACCTACTCCGACTCCATCGCCTGCTGTAATAATCGCTTTTTCGTCAAAATCATATGTATTTAATCTTCTGGGCGTCTGAGATCTAACAAAAAACGGATATTTACCATCATCTAATTCCTCATTTGTATTATGACTGCCCGTCCCTATCTCTGCTAAATTTATTATCGGAATATATTCCACTCCATTCGGACAGAGCTCATGTATTAATTTATCAAGTTTGCTCATTTTACAGCCTCCCGTATTCTACGATACGATTCTTCAAGTATCTGCTTTCTCAATATATATTCATTACTCTGTAAATATGTTTGCTCCATTGCTACTTTTACTTTTGGCATAAGATATTTCCCATAAGATTCTATATAGGGAGAATAATCACAAGTTCCAGCGCAAACAATTAGATTATGATTTCCTCCATCTCGCTTTCCAAATCGAAGCTGCAGTTGCCGCAAGGATAACTTTTGAAATCCCTTTTTAAAAAATATAAAATTTTCTCCTCCTTTTTTCGCATGAGAGTCAAATACCAAACAATCAGGCTCCTGTGCAAGCAAAGAAGCCATATAATCCTGTTCAGTTTTTGTAAGCTGCATACCATTGTCTGCCTTATCCAATAAATCTTGCACACCGCATTTGCGACCATCAATAATTATCAATGGCTCTTGGTTTTGCAACGTAGGAAATGTACTTGTTCCATCATCATAAGCCCAAAATGTTAAAATGTTATTTCCTGCACCATGTTTTTTTATTTCTGCTCTGGCAGTTATAGGACTATCTGCCCAATAAGACAATTTTTGATTAGGAAACAACTTTGAATATCTTCCTGTACACTCCCGCAAATTGCCATTAAAAAGTACGCTTGCAGTTTTTTCATAAAATTCATTATTAAACTCTACACATCTAAAAAAGTCAAATTCATCCGTAATATAAACTGGTAAATTTTTATGCTTATATATTGGTCTGCCATAGTCTTGACTTATAAAAGCCCTTCCCCAACTCATACCTTTCCCTCGATTTCTGCAATAATTTTAGCAATTTCATCACGAAGTACTTGCTCTCTTGCTACAATCTGTTCAATCTCAGCATTCAGTACCTTAATATCTATTTTCTCTCTTGTATCTTCCTGTTCCACATAAGAGGAAACCGAAAGGTTGTAATCATTTTCAGCAATTCTGTCATTTGCAACCACTGCTACATAGTACTCTTTATCTTCCCTTGCCTCATAAGCAGCAAGAATATTCTCAATATTCTCACTTGTGAGCTTGTTGTTGTTCGTAACCTTTACACACTCTTTTGATGCGTCAATAAACAATGTACTATTTTCTGATTTGCTCTTTTTCAGAACCATAATACACGTTGCGATACTTGTACCGAAAAACAGATTTCCCGGCAACTGGATAATGCTCTCCACATAGTTATTATCAATCAAATATTTTCGAATCTTCTTTTCTGCACCGCCTCGGTACATTACCCCCGGAAAACATACGATTGCAGCCACTCCATTTGTTGCAAGCCATGATAATGAGTGCATAATAAATGCAAGATCAGCCTTCGACTTTGGCGCAAGCACGCCTGCCGGAGAAAATCTTTCATCATTGATAAGAATAGGATTATCATCTCCCTCCCACTTAATCGAATACGGGGGATTAGACACAATCGCCTCAAAAGGCTCATCATCCCAATGCAGAGGCTCTATCAATGTATCTCCATGCCCGATGTTAAATTTCTCGTAGCCAATATCATGCAGAAACATATTGATACGGCAGAGATTATATGTAGTAATATTGATTTCCTGTCCGAAAAAGCCCTGCCTAACATTCTCCTTCCCCAAAACCTTTGCAAATTTAAGAAGCAGTGATCCGCTACCACATGCCGGATCGTACACCTTATTTACATTTTTCTTTCCAAGCACCGTGATTCTTGTCAGAAGTTCAGAAACCTCCTGTGGAGTATAATACTCTCCGCCACTCTTTCCAGCATTAGATGCATACATGCCCATTAAATATTCATAGGCATCACCAAATGCATCAATGGTATTGTCCTGATAATCTCCCAACTTCATCTCGGCAACGCCATTCAGGAGTTTTACCAGTTTCGCATTTCTTTTTTCTACTGTTCCACCAAGCTTGTTGCTGTTTACATCAAGGTCATCAAACAAACCTTTTAAGTCATCTTCACTCTCATGTCCTTGTGCAGAGCTTTCTATATTTCGGAATACCTTTTCAAGTGTTTCGTTCAAGTTCTCGTCCTGTGGTGCTTTTTTCCTCACATTGCAGAACAATTCACTTGGCAAGATAAAATAACCCTTTGTATCAACCAATTCTTCTCTTGCAGGCTCTGCATCACTGTCAGCAAGATTGGCATAATCAAAATTGGCATTCCCTGCCTCAATTTCTCCTGCATTTACATATCTGACAAAATTTTCAGAAATATATCTGTAAAACAGCATACCTAACACATACTGTTTGAAATCCCAACCGTCTACACTTCCTCTAAGATCATTCGCCATATTCCATATGGTACGATGAAGTTCTTCTCTCTCTTGTTCCTTTTTGTTGTCAATCATTGGACAACCTCCTTGCATAATTTTCCAAATCAATTTTACTACAAAATATCCAAATTGTCATTTAAATACTTCTTAAAATTGCATAAAACTTACAAATGAGGCAGATACTCTCTGCCCCACTCTAACTTATTATAATGTGTATATAATTTCCTCCATCACAATCTCTTCTGCCCTCATCCTAATGCTATTCATTTTCTTAACCCAAAGCATCTGTTCTTGTGCTTTTAACTGCTCCGTCACTCCTTCACGCTTCGCCATCTGCTCCACCAACAGATCAAATCTTTCCTCTGCCTGTTCCTGTATCATAAGTAGATGCTTCTTTAGCTCACCTGATAACAGCAGTCCCGAATAAATACCCCTCCTGTGATTTTCCAGATAGGATTTTCGCATCAGTCCAAACTTTCTCAACTCTCCCTCTGGCTCCGGATCGGGGATTAGATTCGGAATTAAATAATCTCCACATTTTTCGTAAGTTATATCCATTGTCTGTTCCTCTCTCCTTAAAAATTTACATTTCCTGCTGCCACTGCTTATTCTTTCTTACTATGTCCTGCTGGCTACGCTTTCTTTGCTGGTTATGTACCGCGGCATCCTCTTTTGCCTCCTCCAGTTTCTGTTTCATGTTCTTTGGCGCAAGCGATTTTATAAATTCCACAAACGCCTCCCCAAGTCCTCTTGATGCTACAAACCGCTTTAATTTTTCAACCTGATCGGTAAGTGTAGCTATCTTTTTCTCCAGACTGGAAATTTTCTTCTCATACTTCTCTAAAAGATGATTTCTTGATACTGCCTTGCTGAAAGCATCCAGTATTTTATTCCAGTCGCTTTTCTTTACTTTGACATATTCCTCGCTGCCGAAAATATTTGTCACTGGAACAGCAACACTTTTCATGCTTTTTGTTTCCGCTGCCACTTCCTTTGAAATCATTTTAAATGTTTCCGCCCTTAAATCATGTTTCGCAAGTACCTCCTTCGCCGCTTTTTCTTTCACTTCCGCTTCTTCAATCTGCTCTGTAAGTTTCTGTGCCTGTAACACCAGTTCATTGTTTTTCGCCTCCATTTCCTGCACCTGTCCGCAAAGTTCCGATGTTTTCTGCGCAAGATCATCATTCTGCTGTTCAAGAGCCTCATTCCACTTATCCAGCACCACTGCCTGCTGTTCCAACTGCTCCACCTCACGCATTGCCGCCTTATATTCTGGCAGCGACAGGTTATCCCTCTGTATACCGAGGACTTCTATTTCAATCCCCTGCTCCCTGCACAGTTCTGTCAGATACTCCCTCTCCCGTTCCTGCCACGCAACCGTTTCGTTCTGTTTTCTGCTGACCGCCTTTGCAAACCCCATCTGCTGGAATGCCTTCGTTAGACTGTTGCGTGTTTTCATGCCATTTTTATATCCATGCGCCACCGGAATATAGTCTATATGCAGATGCGGCGTTGCCTCATCCAAGTGCATCACACAGTTAAATAAATACAGATTCGGATTGCGTTCCTGAAACGTCTTTGCATATTGTTCCAAGACCGCTACCGCCGCTTTTGCCTCTTCTGTCAGCACTCCGTTTTCGTCTACGACCGGAGTATCTGTCTTTTTGCCTATCTGTACGATATTTTCATAAAATGTCTTTTCCTTGTTACCAGAGTTCTCTATCTCTTTCAAATAATCGTCTTTCTGCCTGTCTTTACGTTTCTGCGCCGCATTGTAATCCCGAAGCGCCTGTCCGAAGCATTTCTCATAAGCATCTTTTAATGGTTCCTGTATGTAAATTCGGTTCCAAGCTGTTCTTTCCGGCACCACATTATTGCATATAAAATCTCTGTTATTATGCGTAAGATGTCCTCTCCCTTTTGGAAAAGAAATTGTTTTTGCCGCCAATGCATCACTCTCTTTCTCATATTTTTATGTATCAAGACTAACTACGGTTTTGTTACTTTTGTCAAAAGTAACGCCTTATTACTTCTGACGCATACGCATCAGAAGTAAGGCGCTCTCCGAGGGTAGTATTTGCCGCTGGCAAATACCGTCTGCCGGAAAAATCTTCCGACAGACGGCTCATTCCGGCAAAATACAGCCGTCATTCGCTTTGGGCAACAGTACCGAATTTAAGTTTTTCGGAACCGTTCCATAAGCTTCCTTTTCAAAAATGAGTACCGAATATAAAAATTCGGAACCGTCTATTCGCCCATTGCAAAAGCAAACGCCATCATATCCTCGGACAATTCCGGCTCCTGCGTCTGCCCCATTCCGGCTACATCAGTCTTTTCTATCAGTTCTTCTGCATCAGAATGAACTGTGGAAACATATTCACTGAAACTGTTACGGATCTGCTCTGCCAAAACTTTCTGCAACTCTTGAATGATTTCATGGAATTTTTGTTCCAACGCCCTGTCCAGCATCTTCCCAAAAATATCTGTATCTTGCTCCAATGAAATAGCAGAATCGCTCACCGCTTTATCAGTTCTATCCCGCAGCTGCCCATCAAGAACTGCCACAAACGCATCAGAAAGTGCCTTCCCATAAGAACCGTCTTTTCGTGTCATGCCCTGCAAGTATTCCCAAGTTCTGCGCTGGTTTTCATCTTCCATGCAGAATTTTATATTGCTGCATTTATAGGTCTTTCTCATTCCATAACCCCATTTCTACACTGCCTGTCTGCGCTGTTTCTGTGTTGCAAGGTACTCGTATCCTTTTGCATTGGCACAGATGTCCTCAATAAAAGTCACATTTCCCTTTGATGCAATATCGCTGTAATACTTAAGCAGACAGCCGCCCCCGCCAATCACATACAGATGCACCAGATTTTCTTTATACCCATAGTCA is from Lachnospiraceae bacterium JLR.KK002 and encodes:
- a CDS encoding PDDEXK nuclease domain-containing protein, with translation MANTELMDTEDELKFYQEVHAILDEAKSKIYEAANNIMTYAYWNVGKRIIEQEQKGNRKAKYGSYLIKRLSQELSDEYGTGFSVANIRNCRQLYLTFPKESYGYSLIGKIHWSHLRTIMRLDDEEERNFYLKEVANEYWSVKELERNIKSGYYKRILSTQFPDKVGQTSSFVKDPYVLEFMGIRDNKEIAEKDVENAIISNLQKFLLELGRGFCFVDRQMRICTETSDFYIDLVFYNYILKCFVLIDLKTHKLTHQDIGQMDMYIRMFDDLKRQSDDNPTIGIIFCTDKDETMVKYSVLNESEQIFASKYMTVLPTVEELRNELERNKLMYNENKLE
- a CDS encoding restriction endonuclease subunit S; protein product: MSKLDKLIHELCPNGVEYIPIINLAEIGTGSHNTNEELDDGKYPFFVRSQTPRRLNTYDFDEKAIITAGDGVGVGKVFHYIEGKYALHQRAYRIHVTSDKLEPKYLLHYMKASFLSYMEMNAVNSSVTSVRKPMLEKYRIPVPPLEIQYEIIRILDSFAAISSELNAELGKELTARKKQYNYYRDTLLSFDNTVKKVKLKDIAVDIYRGAGIKREEVTETGIPCVRYGEIYTTYNTWFDACVSHTKLEYVSNPKYFEHGDILFAITGESVEDIAKSVAYIGNEKCLAGGDIVVLKHNQEPRYLAHVLSTYESRQQKSRGKIKSKVVHSSVPAIEDIEIPLPSIEVQRRYADVLDYFEKICNDLNIGLPAEIEARKKQYEYYRDVLLTFAECGEMILDRQTDRQTDRQTDRQTDRQTDRQTDRQTDRQTDRQTDRQTDRQTEYN
- a CDS encoding type I restriction endonuclease subunit R, translated to MSTFNMVASMNESTVVAEYTPESRRSDSYQSEAELEKEFIRMLTEQSYEYLQIYSESELIENLKYKLEQLNGYGFTDSEWERFFREHIANANEGIVEKTRTIQEDYTKVLKRDDGSTKNIRLIDKGNIHNNRLQVINQYEVLGKVGNAAEDTENPANYDNRYDVTILVDGLPLVHIELKRRGVAIREAFNQINRYQRDSFWSGCGLYEYVQIFIISNGTNTKYYSNTTRFSHLKEQEKSSSRGKKTSNSFEFTSFWADANNKVISDLVDFTKTFLSKHTLLNILTKYCVFTSEELLLVMRPYQIAATEKILNRIEIATNYKKLGKLDAGGYIWHTTGSGKTLTSFKTAQLASQLDFVDKVLFVVDRKDLDYQTMKEYDRFQKGAANSNTSTVILQRQLENKDKNGNYHEYKIIITTIQKLDGFIRKNRGHEVFDKHIVLIFDECHRSQFGDMHTAIVKNFKRYHIFGFTGTPIFSVNAGSGKHADLRTTPQAFGEKLHTYTIVDAINDGNVLPFRIDYIKTIKDSDKAKDKQVSAIDTEKALLNQARISEIVSYILGHFDQKTKRNRGDSFTFSILENVEEVATAKNRNEIKEKKNKIRIKGFNSIFAVSSIEAAKLYYTEFKHQMENLPEAKRLRIATIFSYGVNEAENDDFVVDENSENTDGLDQSSRDFLESAIDDYNRLFSTTYDTSSDKFQNYYKDVSLRMKNREIDILIVVNMFLTGFDATTLNTLWVDKNLKYHGLLQAFSRTNRILNSVKTFGNIVCFRNLEQETNDAIALFGNKEAGGIVLLKNYASYYNGYDENGKHYEGYTELIDKLQTLFPLGRFSELGEQDKKKFISLYGAILKIRNILSAFDDFVGQEILSPRDFQDYQSEYIDLYEEFKPKKGEKENINDDIVFEIELIKQIEVNIDYILMLVKKYQKDGNKDKEIVVTIEKAVNSSLNLRSKIALIREFLLRVNADTEVDGEWLKYVDEQRENDLVVIIKDEKLKDKETHIFIENSFRDGVLKTTGTDVDAIMPAVSRFGSGSAGNRSETKKRVIDRLLAYFEKYLDLVGVK
- a CDS encoding restriction endonuclease subunit S — translated: MIQYVFGVIYLELGSVVKVFRGEYITKKDTSSGDVPVILGGQGPAYYIDKSNHKGEVVVVARSGASAGFVSYWNQPVFITDGFGYDADENTLIPKYLYYILKNMEKQFNDMKRGAGVPHISGDALLETKIPIISLSEQERIVAILDRFDTLCNDISEGLPAEIEARQKQYEYYRDKLLNFIEKI
- the tcmP gene encoding three-Cys-motif partner protein TcmP translates to MPKDNRNFFEKKKDWSEIKDTLLGAYLKPYFQKILTTRHPVFYVDCFSGKGRFDDGKPGSPIIALNVRKECMASTKSENASIDMCFIDLNYAPELEKNLRDYGDFRWKPIIVSGKYEEKIIKVLENKRNYNVFLYIDPYGIQALDSELFDRFSMFAFASFEMLINFNSFGFFREACRVLKVDYTKDAALTDLDDLIEYSPIQVDSSQKSVELLNKIADGTYWQDIVNDFNAGQIDGYQAEERLSTYYKQQLQKRYTYVLDMPIQIKKTNHPKYRLIHVCNHEDGCLLMAQNMLKRTDELVLNIQREGQMSIFDFMSDVSTDSSGKQTTIYDVKKKMCSYLQNYKGEVHLNKLLAEFYGKYGLIGYINMVNDALKELETDGFIQICRKPQFTGKTRQPSRFMEEKGGRSVIIRRLQS